Proteins encoded in a region of the Isosphaeraceae bacterium EP7 genome:
- a CDS encoding biliverdin-producing heme oxygenase, with translation MVLKRLKERTRPQHEALEGRVNIGGRCATIEGYRVLIERFYGFYAPAEAALVPLLGGEEGLELDDRRKTPLLRRDLLALGLGESEIDALPLCRDLPPLPGRPEALGCMYVMEGATLGGQYVRKSVSKELPEAAGALAFFSSYGDRVGSMWKAFGDALTARSDSPDAEDRIVDSAAATFDSFERWFAAAP, from the coding sequence ATGGTCCTGAAACGTCTGAAGGAGCGGACCCGGCCGCAACACGAAGCCCTGGAAGGGCGCGTGAACATCGGCGGCCGATGTGCCACGATCGAGGGGTATCGCGTCCTGATCGAGCGATTCTACGGGTTCTACGCGCCCGCCGAGGCGGCCCTCGTCCCGCTCCTCGGGGGGGAAGAAGGCCTCGAGCTGGACGACCGTCGCAAGACCCCCTTGCTGCGGCGCGACCTGCTGGCCCTGGGCCTGGGCGAGTCCGAGATCGACGCCCTGCCACTCTGCCGCGACCTGCCCCCCTTGCCGGGGCGGCCCGAGGCGCTCGGCTGCATGTATGTGATGGAGGGGGCGACCCTGGGCGGCCAGTACGTCCGCAAGTCGGTCTCCAAGGAGCTTCCCGAGGCCGCCGGGGCCCTGGCCTTCTTCAGCAGCTACGGCGACCGCGTGGGGTCGATGTGGAAGGCCTTCGGCGACGCCCTGACGGCTCGCTCCGACTCCCCCGACGCCGAGGACCGGATCGTCGACTCTGCGGCCGCCACCTTCGACTCCTTCGAACGCTGGTTCGCCGCGGCCCCCTGA
- a CDS encoding response regulator, whose translation MMTPPSAPPEPKAERRVLIVEDSPEDREIIRRHLSQDPSISYVLTEAGTGEEAIQALKASPDFDCMLLDYDLPDMDGLEFLETLEGGTGVAPFAVVMLTGRGGEIVAVQALKLGVHDYLVKGHFTAEGLRHTIEESIHKVETTRELARQRLELERLYDEARDTDRRKDEFLAMLAHELRNPMAPILNAVQIMGLRGEDPQIREQMRALIERQVRHLVRLVDDLLDVSRIARGAITLRSEPVELTALMDQAIESVRPSVEAMRHNLSVRLPDEPIQLQGDPTRLGQVLVNLLANAVKYTDPGGSIEVEARRAEAELILKVRDTGIGIAPEMLPHVFDLFAQAERSLDRSQGGLGIGLTLVRILVELHGGTVAASSPGPGRGSEFAVCLPLPVEQADADLDSTTDDGKAARPLQILVVDDNATAAQCLAMLLQFMGHETRLAYDGPEALEAARDFRPDVVLLDIGLPTMDGYEVARQLRGRAEHRSTLLVAVTGYGSDRDIRLSHEAGFDHHLVKPVDLATLERILSADVPEALARRA comes from the coding sequence ATGATGACGCCCCCGTCCGCCCCGCCCGAACCCAAGGCCGAGCGCCGCGTCCTGATCGTGGAAGATAGCCCCGAGGACCGCGAGATCATCCGCCGCCACCTGTCCCAGGACCCCTCGATCTCCTACGTTCTGACCGAGGCCGGCACCGGCGAGGAGGCCATCCAGGCCTTGAAGGCCTCGCCCGACTTCGATTGCATGCTGCTCGACTACGACCTGCCCGACATGGACGGGCTGGAGTTTCTGGAGACGCTGGAGGGAGGCACCGGCGTGGCCCCCTTCGCGGTCGTGATGCTCACCGGCCGGGGGGGCGAGATCGTCGCCGTGCAGGCCCTGAAGCTCGGCGTGCACGACTACCTGGTCAAAGGGCACTTCACGGCCGAAGGCCTGCGGCACACCATCGAGGAGTCGATCCACAAGGTCGAGACGACCCGCGAGCTGGCGCGGCAGCGGCTGGAGCTGGAGCGGCTGTACGACGAGGCACGCGACACCGATCGCCGCAAGGACGAGTTCCTGGCGATGCTCGCCCACGAGCTTCGGAACCCCATGGCCCCCATCCTCAACGCCGTCCAGATCATGGGCCTGCGGGGCGAAGACCCCCAGATCCGCGAGCAGATGCGGGCCCTCATCGAGCGCCAGGTCAGGCACCTCGTCCGCCTGGTCGACGACTTGCTGGACGTCTCGCGCATCGCGAGGGGGGCGATCACGCTCCGGTCTGAGCCGGTGGAGCTGACGGCGCTGATGGATCAGGCCATCGAGTCGGTCCGCCCCTCGGTCGAGGCGATGCGGCACAACCTCTCCGTCCGCCTGCCCGACGAGCCCATCCAACTGCAGGGCGACCCGACGCGGCTGGGCCAGGTGCTGGTGAACCTGCTGGCCAATGCCGTGAAGTACACCGACCCGGGGGGCTCGATCGAGGTCGAGGCGAGGCGCGCCGAGGCGGAGCTGATCCTGAAGGTCCGCGACACCGGCATCGGCATCGCCCCGGAGATGCTCCCGCATGTCTTCGACCTGTTTGCCCAGGCCGAGCGGTCGCTGGACCGGAGCCAGGGAGGCCTCGGGATCGGTCTGACCCTGGTCCGGATCCTGGTCGAGCTGCACGGCGGGACCGTCGCCGCCTCCAGCCCGGGGCCCGGGCGGGGGAGCGAGTTCGCCGTCTGCCTGCCGCTGCCCGTCGAGCAGGCCGACGCCGACCTGGATTCGACGACGGATGACGGCAAGGCGGCCCGGCCGCTCCAGATCCTGGTCGTCGACGACAACGCGACCGCCGCCCAGTGCCTCGCGATGCTCTTGCAGTTCATGGGGCACGAGACGAGGCTCGCCTACGACGGTCCCGAGGCCCTGGAGGCGGCCCGCGACTTCCGGCCCGACGTGGTCCTCCTGGACATCGGGCTGCCGACCATGGATGGTTATGAAGTCGCCCGGCAACTGCGAGGGCGGGCCGAGCATCGCTCGACGCTGCTGGTGGCGGTGACCGGCTATGGCAGCGACCGCGACATAAGGCTCTCGCACGAGGCGGGCTTCGACCATCACCTGGTCAAGCCGGTCGACCTGGCAACCCTGGAGCGAATCCTCTCGGCCGACGTGCCGGAGGCCCTCGCCCGGCGCGCCTGA
- a CDS encoding response regulator has protein sequence MDSGRVILVVEDSDEDFEATLRAFRKTEANRPVRRCVDGEEALDYLLCRGRYAEEGKAPKAALVLLDLNLPGTDGQEVLEQIKANVAIRGTPVVVLTTSSSPIDIDACYHRGASSYIIKPVDFKQLLGTIRQLNEYWFEAVTLPGGPL, from the coding sequence ATGGACTCCGGTCGAGTGATCCTGGTGGTCGAGGATAGCGACGAGGATTTCGAGGCGACGCTGAGGGCCTTCCGCAAGACCGAGGCGAACCGGCCCGTCCGACGCTGCGTCGATGGCGAGGAGGCGCTCGACTACCTGCTCTGCCGCGGCCGCTACGCCGAGGAAGGCAAGGCGCCCAAGGCCGCCCTGGTGCTGCTAGACCTGAACCTGCCGGGCACCGACGGCCAGGAGGTCCTCGAGCAGATCAAGGCCAACGTGGCGATCCGCGGCACCCCCGTTGTGGTGCTGACCACCTCATCGAGCCCGATCGACATCGACGCCTGCTATCACCGGGGCGCCAGCAGCTACATCATCAAGCCGGTCGACTTCAAGCAGCTACTCGGCACGATCAGGCAGCTCAACGAGTACTGGTTCGAAGCCGTGACCCTTCCCGGGGGCCCCCTCTGA